The sequence GCTTCGACAGCCCTTGACGCCACCCTGCGTTCTGGTGTTTTCGGGCTCAGATCCAAGTGGCGGGGCCGGTTTGCAAGCTGATATTACCGCGATAGCCGGGCTAGGTGCGCATCCAATGTCGGTGGTGACGGTCTTGACTGTGCAGGATAACCAGCGGGTCTTTGGCGTTTATCCTGTGGCTGCTGATCTGGTACACCAACAGGCGCAGGTTTTGGTGGATAGGATTGAGATTTCGGCGGTCAAGCTCGGGATCGTCGGCAATCGCGCCAACGCTGAAGTGATCGCCGCCATCGTTCGACAGTTGCGCGTACGTCAGCCCGACTTACCAGTGGTATTCGATCCTGTGCTGGCGAACGGTGCGGGAGAATCTTTGTCGACGGAGGATCCGGTAGCGGCGCTGGCGCCGTTGTTTGCACTGGCAACGGTGATTACGCCGAACCGGATAGAGGTGAATCGATTATGTCCGACCGGGTGTGGTGAAGACAATTCACCCGATGTGCAGTCCCAACAGTTGTTAGCACGCGGCTGCCAGAACGTTTTATTAAAAGGCGGACACGGCCCAGAACTGGATCATGTGTTGAATCGTTGGTACACGCCGAATCACCAGCAAAGCTGGCGTTGGCCGCGCTTGTCCGGCGAATTCCATGGCAGCGGTTGTACGCTGGCGGCGGCATTGGCTGCCCTGCTGGCGCGAGGAATGCCGATGGAGCAAGCGATTGCAGCCGCACAGACTTACTGTCAACAGGCACTGACGGCTTCTTACGCAATCGCGGACGGGCAGCGAATACCTAATCGCTTAACTCCGGATTGGTGGCGCAACATTGGTGCAACAGTGATGCCATAGCTACAGGATGGTTTCAGGTTAGTTACATGTCAGCTACATGTTAGTTACAGGATCGTCACGGGATAGCCAAACTGTAGCGTTGCGATTTTTATGGATGACGAAGGAGGCGTTGTGAAAAAGTTTAATCTGAAAGGTCTTTATATTGTCACGCCGGACTGGGACGATACGGCAAAATTAGTGGCGGTGAGCGAGCAAGCTTTAAAGGGCGGTGCAGCCTTGTTACAGTATCGCCACAAGACTGCCGATGCCGCGCTCCGTCTGCAGCAAGCGACATTATTGTTGGCCTTGTGTCGTCAATATGAGCGTCCGTTCATCATCAACGATCACGTCGATCTCTGCCTGGCGCTGGATGCGGATGGTATTCACGTCGGTGGCACGGACGCCAGCGTGGCGGAGATACGCGCCAGGGTTGGCCCGAATAAAATCGTCGGCGCATCTTGTTACGGCAGCATGGAAATGGCACACGACGCGGTCCTTCTCGGTGCCAGTTATGTTGCTTTCGGCGGCTTTTATCCCTCTAAAGTCAAAAAGTATGAAGTGAGCACGCAGGCGTCGATTGTGACCAACGCGAAGGCCGCGATCGCTTTGCCGAACGTTGTCATCGGCGGCATGACGGTGCAAAATGCGGCGCCCCTGGTAGCCGCTGGTGCCGATATGGTGGCGGCGATTAGCAGTGTTTATCTGGGCACAGACCCGTCTGCAGCGGCGCGCGAATTTGTCGCGCTATTTTCTGATCCGGACTTTTAAACTATCAATTACGGCAATAAAAAACGGCGCTATCTGCGCCGTTTTTTATTATCTAATGATGATCAGCCCTCTAGCAAACTCCGCAACATCCATGCATTTTTTTCGTGTAACTGCATGCGTTGAGTCAGCAGATCAGCCGTTGGTTCGTCGGACGCGGCATCGACCACAGGGAAGATTGAACGCGCAGTACGAGTGACCGACTCTTGTCCTTCGACCAGTTGCTGAATCATTTCTGTGGCGTTCGGAACGCCCACTGCTTCAGCGATGGTCGATAATTTGGCAAACGCTGTGTAGGAACCCGGCGCTGGGTAGCCCAACGCACGAATTCGTTCAGCGATCAGATCCACAGCCAGCGATAGTTCGGTGTATTGACCTTCAAACATCAGGTGCAATGTATTGAACATTGGCCCAGTGACGTTCCAGTGAAAATTGTGTGTTTTCAAATATAACGTGTAAGTATCAGCGAGCAATTTGCTGAGGCCGTCTGCAATTTTTTTGCGATCTTTATCGTTGATGCCGATGTTGATAACCGCGACGTTTTTCTTTGCAACTATCTTTGCCATTGCATTACTCCTTCAGTGGATTACGGGTTTTGGAATTGCCAAAATACTGATAGCATTGTGCGCAGCCATTTTATGTCAATTTGCCGGGTAGTGAAACTGCGTGCCTGATTGAGGTTGCCGCGGCCTCCTTGAAGAGAAGGCCGGGCCACCCATGCGCCCTCACTCAACCGACATATTTCCCATCGATCGTTCCGAGCGGCGATGCAACGTGACGGTTAAAGCGACGCCTGCAAGCGCTGCCAGTGCAGCAAATAAAAATACTTCGGGATATCCAAACGCGGTGGCGATTAATCCCGCCAACGGTCCGGTAATGCCAAGGGCGACGTCCAAAAACATGGAATATGCTCCCAAAGCGCTCCCACGATTATGCTGCGGTACCCGGCGAACCGCTTCCACACCGAGCGCAGGAAAGACTAGCGCGAAGCCACTTCCAGTAAGCGCAGCCCCGCACAAGGCTACCCAGGACGCGGTTGAAAAACCTAACAATAGTAAGCCGAATGCTTCGACCGCAAAGCAGGCTACCGCCACGCGAAAGCCACCAAAACGACCGATTGTTGTACTAAACAGAAGGCGAGCACCTACGAAAAAGCCACCAAACAAGGTGAGGGCGAAAGCGGCGTTAGACCAATGATGGCTGGCGTAAAACAACGTAATAAAAGTAGCGATAGACCCAAATCCCACTGATCCGAGAGCAAGGCCGAGGCCATGCGGCAACACCCGGCGCAGCACGTTTCCGAACGGCAGATGCTCACCTTTGATGACTGCCGTCGCTTGCTTGCGGCGCGCCAGATAGTATCCAATAATCCCCAGTCCGACGATGACCACGCCGACCCAGGCCAGGCCCCATGCGTGAACAATCACCACGCCCAGCGGCGCCCCGACCGCTAGCGCGCCATAAGTGGCTATCCCATTCCAGGAAATCATGCGGGCAGTATGCTGCGAACCGACGCGTCCGATTCCCCAGGCTATCGCACCCGTACCGACCAGGCTTTCCGAGTAGCCGAGCACCAATCTGCTGAGCATCAATACCACGAGACTCAGCCACGGGACCGACGGTAATAAGGCTGCGACAATTAAAACGCCGCCGCTTACGCCACATCCAATCAAACCATACAATACCGATGTTTTAGGCCCAACCGAGTCGGCGATGCGCCCGGCGCGTGGGCGGCTAAGCATGGTCGCCAGATACTGAATACTAATCGCAAGACCAGCCAATACGGAACTGTAGCCGAGGTCGACGTGTACGTAACCCGGTAGTACAGCCAACGGCAGTCCGATTGACAGATAGCAGATAAAAGTAAAAAAAGAGGTGGCAATAATGTGGAAACTGACAGCCCCTTCAGAAAGTGGCTGTAAAACTGGTTGTGGCTGTGCACCAGGCGTGGGAGCGGAGGGCGTACCGCCTTTCAAGCGGTCTTGTTCGAGCATGGTAGGCAATGGTGAAGAATAATAGTGGAGGATTGAGTTGTTTTGAATAGGCGGCAAAAACCGGGCAAAACTGGGCAAACGCGGTCACTTTTTAGAAAAATACAGAAAATCTGTTTGCTTTGATGCAATGCAGTATTTTACTCCTCTGGCCGCTTTGTTGCTTGCCGCGCTCGGACCTGGCCCGGCACCTGTTCCGAATCATATGGCAATAGGCCGTAGCATGCCGCGCAGTTATAATGGTGAGATGCAAAATCTTCTTCAGAACCTTAATCCCGAACAACTCGCCGCAGTCACATTGCCCGCTCAATCAGCCTTGATTCTTGCAGGTGCCGGATCTGGCAAAACACGCGTATTGATTACCCGTATTGCATGGCTGATTCAAACCGGGCAAGTATCGCCCACCGGCGTGTTAGCGGTCACCTTTACCAATAAGGCTGCCAAAGAACTGATGGTGCGGTTGTCTGCGATGTTGCCAATTAATACACGCGGGATGTGGATCGGGACTTTCCACGGGTTATGCAATCGTCTGTTACGCGCCCATCATAAAGACGCGGCATTGACGCCCACGTTTCAAATTCTGGATTCGCAAGATCAGCTGTCGGCGATCAAACGGTTGCTTAAATCATTGAACATCGATGACGAAAAATACCCACCGCGTAGCTTGATGTATTTTATTAATGGCGCTAAAGATCAGGGTTTGCGTGCGCACGAGGTTGAAGCCAACGATGACTACAACCGTAAGTTTGTTGAGTTATATGCGCTGTATGATCAACAGTGCCAGCGCGAAGGAGTGGTGGATTTCGCTGAATTGTTATTACGAACGTATGAATTGATGGTTAGAAATCAGCCACTGCGTGAGCATTATCAAGCGCGTTTTAAGCATATTCTGGTCGATGAGTTCCAAGACACCAATGATCTGCAATATAAATGGTTGAAACTGATGGCAGGTCAGGGCGGCGTGGTATTTGCCGTTGGCGATGACGACCAAAGCATTTACGCCTTTCGGGGTGCCAACGTCGGCAATATGAGTACCTTTGAGCGGGAATTTCAGGTCGAAAATTTGATTAAGCTTGAGCAAAATTATCGCTCGCATGGTCATATTCTGGACTCTGCCAACACGCTGATCGCCAACAACAGCAAGCGTCTCGGCAAGAACCTGCGCACCGACGCTGGCCATGGCGAACCGGTAAGAATTTATGAGTCTACGAGCGATTTACTTGAGGCGCAGTGGATAATCGAAGAGGCCAAGAGCCTCATAAACGACGGTGCCGAACGCAGCCAAATTGCGATTTTGTATCGTTCCAACGCCCAATCCCGGGTGATTGAGCATGCGCTCTTCTCAGCCGGTATTCCGTATCGTGTATATGGCGGTCAGCGCTATTTCGAGCGGGCTGAAGTAAAGCATGCCATTGCGTATTTGCAGTTGATGGACAATCCGCATAACGATTCAGCATTTTTGCGGGTTGTGAATTTTCCGACCCGTGGTATCGGTGCGCGCTCGCTGGAGCATTTGCAGGATGCTGCCCGTCAACAAGGTATTTCACTGTATGCGGCGGTGCCTTATGTTGCGGGAAAGGCCGGTGCTTCGCTTGGCGCATTCCTAAAGTTAATTGAAGGTGCGCGGTTCGAGACGCAACATTTGCCGCTCCCCGAGATGGTGAAAATCATGCTCGATGTCAGCGGGCTGATTATCCACTACGGCACTGAAAGAGAAGGCGCTGATCGCATCGAAAATTTGGAGCAATTGGTGAACGCGGCGACCTTATTCGTTTCAGAGGAAGGGTTTGGGTCCGATGCGCCAGCGTTGCTCGGCCCGCAAGCCGATGTATTGGCAGCGGCCTCGATCACGACCGCGGATGGTATCGAAATTATCGACGCGGATGCCCGACTGTCTTTCATCATGTCGCCGTTGTCGGCGTTTTTGTCGCATGCGTCGTTAGAGGCGGGTGATAATCAAGCCAAGACCGGACAAGATGCCTTGCAACTGATGACGGTGCATTCCTCCAAAGGTCTCGAGTTCGAAGCGGTGTTCATCACCGGACTGGAAGAAGGTTTGTTTCCGCATGAGAATTCGCAAAAAGAAGATGCTGGTGTCGAAGAAGAGCGGCGTCTGATGTACGTTGCCATCACGCGTGCCAAGAAGCGTCTCTATATGAGTTTTTCGCAGACCCGCATGTTACATGGGCAAACACGGTATAACCTGCGGTCACGTTTTTTTGATGAACTGCCGGAAGATGCGCTCAAATGGTTGTCACCCAAAATACAGCCGCAACAGCCTAGCTGGTTTGCCCATCCGAAAGCAGCGTGGGTTGATGAGCCGCAGTTTGGGGCGAATTCTATTGCGAACAAATTTGCAAAGCAGGATCTGGGTTGGCGTATAGGTGAAAACGTCGCGCATCAAAAATTTGGCGAAGGTGTGATCGTTAACATCGAAGGCAGTGGCGGCAATGCTCGTGCGCAAATTAATTTTGGCAAACATGGAATGAAATTGCTGGATTTAACGGTCGCTAAACTGGAGAAGGTTTAGGCAGGAACCGTTGATTCTTTTGGGATCGCCTCCCCAATGTGCGGGGAAGGCGTTTATGGTGAAATGTTATTTATCCGATGTCTCTGGCGCACCAAAAATCTGCTTGTAGGTCGGATAGAACGAACAATACATCACGACCGTTAGCATGATCGATAATGGCAACAATACCATCAGTGTAATCGAGGCATTGCCGACTAGCAGTGCCACTATCACGCTCACAATTGCTGGCAGTAAAACGCCGAAAACGATCCAGGTAAGCCCGTATACCATAAACGCTTTGGTCTCGCGTTGAACGGCAAAGAAGCTATAAAAAATGGCTTTCAGGACGCTCATTTTTTGCCAGACGATCAATGGCGCGGCGTACCAGAATCCCATCGCAAACGGTACATACACGGCAGCCGAAAACATCATGGCAAATGTCATATTGGATTCTTGTGCTGTTTTGGCATCAAGCGGAATCTGACCCGTCATGGCTTCCCAGAAAACCCCGCCATCAATGAGCGCCGACGCGCCAATCGCAATCATGGCGGCAAGTAAATACAGGCATCCCAGCAGAAGCAGATTTTTGCATGCAGGAGAACGAAATCCCGTTAGTAGCAAGTTTGGGTAGACGCGTTTGTCGTTCTCAATCTGCACACAGGCTTGCATAAACGCCATCGAAAAAACTGGCACCAATATCAGCGGCAGCAACTGCCCCAGCACCGGAATGATGCCGACAGCCAGCATCAGGAACATGTACGATAGGAACAGAGTCGAGATTTCAGCCGGTTGTTTGCGAAACAGCGCAAAGCCACTTTTTACCCAAATCCAACCAGTTTTTGCAGGCAATTTTTCCATTATATTCAGAACAAGGCCGGAGCCGGGTGAGCGATGCGCTGCCGCAAAATCCGTTCGAAATGCACTGGATCATGCGGCGTCAGCATTTCTGCTGCGCGCGGTAAATAAAAGTCGTATAGACGCGAAAGCCAGAAGCGCAATGCGGCGGCACGCAGCATTGGTTGCCAGGCGGTTTGATCGTCGGCGCTAAATGGTTGTACTGAGCGATAACCATCCAACATTGCTGCGACACGAGCGTGATCTAAAATACCCGTATCGACGTCGATGCACCAATCGTTGACGGTAACCGCAAGATCGAATAGCCAGGTGTCACATCCGGCAAAATAAAAGTCAAAAAATCCCGAAAGCTTGTCGCCATCAAACATCACATTGTTGCGAAACAGGTCGGCATGCACGGGCCCGTTGCGCAGGTTCTGATAAGCGGCGGTCGTTGCAAAGTCTTCCTGAAACTTGATTTCGGAGCGAAGTAGCTGTTTGATATCGTCTGTCAAAAATGGTAAGACAACAGGGGCCGTATCGCGCCACCATGCAAGGCCACGTAAATTTGGCTGGACAATGGGGAAATCTTGAGCGGCCAAGTGCATCCTGGCCAGCATTGCTCCTACTTCGCGACAATGCACGGGGCCTGGCGACATCTGGGATTCGCCGCTTAATTTGCTGACGATAGCAGCGGGTTTGCCATGCAGTGCGTTGATGATCGCGCCGTCCTTGTTGGCAATCGGTGCGGGTACTGCTACGCCGCGCTCAGCCAGATGGCGCATTAATTCAAGATAGAACGGTAATTGTTCGAACGTCAGCTTTTCAAACACCGTCAGCACGTATTCACCAGCTTCGGTATTAATAAAAAAGTTGCTATTTTCGATACCGGACGAAATGCCTTTAATCGCTGATGCTTTGCCTAGCGGAAATTGTGAAAGCCATTGGTTAAGGTCTTCCAGGCCGACGGGGGTAAATACTGCCATGAGGGAAATAAAAAAAAGAGTGTTTCGAAAAACGTCGAAAGGACAGGTATTTGTGAGGATGTTCAACAAAGACGCAGCTTGTTGCGTCTTTGTTTCGCTGCGATACTACAAAAAGCAAATGTACCCCGTTTTATTGCGCTATCGTGGCTGGTGGCATTGGCGCAGTTTTGCTGTCCACGGCCTGCTCCTGGCCTGGAGCTGGGGGCTTTTCTTTCTTTTGACCCCAATCAAACTCCTTAATGACCCATCGCGCCCCATTTGCAGGTGCACTTGGCGTATCGCCGGGCAATGACGTGCCCGCAGTTCTCGGAACGATATGGTAAGTGCTGCCTCCGCTATTGACTTTAATGTCGGTGACAACGCCTTGCTGGCGTTGCTGCGTGATCGTGCCTTCAGGGGCCTTTTCGTTCTTTTCAATGGTAATGTCGGGCTTTGGACCTTCTTCCAGATTCTGCAATTCTGGCGGAGGCGGTGCCAGGCTCGCTGGTCGCGGCGCGTCCGCGGGCTGTTGTGCGAGCACCGCAGGCGTCGTAATCGCACCAACTGCAGCAATAAGGAGCGCTGCGAACGTTGCCACTGGCCAGACTTTGATGTTATTCATGGTTTTTTTGCATGCCATAGTTGTTCGGGGGTATCAAACTATCGGAGAAAAGCTAGATAAGCGTAATGGTTCCATTGTAGCAAACCGCCTGTATTGATAGGGTACTACTCGTCGAACAAGTACATTTTCCAGAAACAAATTGCTTTTTCAGGTTATGTTGCGTTACGTGGTCCGCTATGCACAGGTCGTGGATGGAAGGAGAGATTGCGGATCAAGATCGAAGATCAAGGTAAAAAATCAATCCACATCAGAATTGGCGACGTTATACCCAGCCATGCGGGCACCGGCCGACATGCGAATGTCGACCGGGTTGCAAATTCGCATGTTTATTACAACAACGCGCCGGTATCGGTATGCCGTTCCACAGAATCCGCGAGCGATGTTTCGCCTTTGTCATAAAAGTCAAAAACCGCATCGACAATTAGCGCAGGATCATCGATCACCTGAATCAAATCCATATCCTTTGCACCGATCATTCCCGTGGTCACCAACGTCGTACGGAACCATTCAAGCAGCCCCTCCCAGAAGGTACTTCCGACCAAAATGATGGGAATATGCCGACATTTTCCGGTCTGGATCAAAGTGAGCACTTCAGTCAGCTCATCCATGGTGCCAAAGCCGCCCGGCAATACGATATAAGCGTCTGCATGGCGAACGAAAGCC is a genomic window of Glaciimonas sp. PAMC28666 containing:
- a CDS encoding MFS transporter, with protein sequence MLEQDRLKGGTPSAPTPGAQPQPVLQPLSEGAVSFHIIATSFFTFICYLSIGLPLAVLPGYVHVDLGYSSVLAGLAISIQYLATMLSRPRAGRIADSVGPKTSVLYGLIGCGVSGGVLIVAALLPSVPWLSLVVLMLSRLVLGYSESLVGTGAIAWGIGRVGSQHTARMISWNGIATYGALAVGAPLGVVIVHAWGLAWVGVVIVGLGIIGYYLARRKQATAVIKGEHLPFGNVLRRVLPHGLGLALGSVGFGSIATFITLFYASHHWSNAAFALTLFGGFFVGARLLFSTTIGRFGGFRVAVACFAVEAFGLLLLGFSTASWVALCGAALTGSGFALVFPALGVEAVRRVPQHNRGSALGAYSMFLDVALGITGPLAGLIATAFGYPEVFLFAALAALAGVALTVTLHRRSERSMGNMSVE
- a CDS encoding UvrD-helicase domain-containing protein, coding for MQNLLQNLNPEQLAAVTLPAQSALILAGAGSGKTRVLITRIAWLIQTGQVSPTGVLAVTFTNKAAKELMVRLSAMLPINTRGMWIGTFHGLCNRLLRAHHKDAALTPTFQILDSQDQLSAIKRLLKSLNIDDEKYPPRSLMYFINGAKDQGLRAHEVEANDDYNRKFVELYALYDQQCQREGVVDFAELLLRTYELMVRNQPLREHYQARFKHILVDEFQDTNDLQYKWLKLMAGQGGVVFAVGDDDQSIYAFRGANVGNMSTFEREFQVENLIKLEQNYRSHGHILDSANTLIANNSKRLGKNLRTDAGHGEPVRIYESTSDLLEAQWIIEEAKSLINDGAERSQIAILYRSNAQSRVIEHALFSAGIPYRVYGGQRYFERAEVKHAIAYLQLMDNPHNDSAFLRVVNFPTRGIGARSLEHLQDAARQQGISLYAAVPYVAGKAGASLGAFLKLIEGARFETQHLPLPEMVKIMLDVSGLIIHYGTEREGADRIENLEQLVNAATLFVSEEGFGSDAPALLGPQADVLAAASITTADGIEIIDADARLSFIMSPLSAFLSHASLEAGDNQAKTGQDALQLMTVHSSKGLEFEAVFITGLEEGLFPHENSQKEDAGVEEERRLMYVAITRAKKRLYMSFSQTRMLHGQTRYNLRSRFFDELPEDALKWLSPKIQPQQPSWFAHPKAAWVDEPQFGANSIANKFAKQDLGWRIGENVAHQKFGEGVIVNIEGSGGNARAQINFGKHGMKLLDLTVAKLEKV
- a CDS encoding homoserine kinase, with translation MAVFTPVGLEDLNQWLSQFPLGKASAIKGISSGIENSNFFINTEAGEYVLTVFEKLTFEQLPFYLELMRHLAERGVAVPAPIANKDGAIINALHGKPAAIVSKLSGESQMSPGPVHCREVGAMLARMHLAAQDFPIVQPNLRGLAWWRDTAPVVLPFLTDDIKQLLRSEIKFQEDFATTAAYQNLRNGPVHADLFRNNVMFDGDKLSGFFDFYFAGCDTWLFDLAVTVNDWCIDVDTGILDHARVAAMLDGYRSVQPFSADDQTAWQPMLRAAALRFWLSRLYDFYLPRAAEMLTPHDPVHFERILRQRIAHPAPALF
- the thiE gene encoding thiamine phosphate synthase translates to MKKFNLKGLYIVTPDWDDTAKLVAVSEQALKGGAALLQYRHKTADAALRLQQATLLLALCRQYERPFIINDHVDLCLALDADGIHVGGTDASVAEIRARVGPNKIVGASCYGSMEMAHDAVLLGASYVAFGGFYPSKVKKYEVSTQASIVTNAKAAIALPNVVIGGMTVQNAAPLVAAGADMVAAISSVYLGTDPSAAAREFVALFSDPDF
- a CDS encoding Dps family protein, translating into MAKIVAKKNVAVINIGINDKDRKKIADGLSKLLADTYTLYLKTHNFHWNVTGPMFNTLHLMFEGQYTELSLAVDLIAERIRALGYPAPGSYTAFAKLSTIAEAVGVPNATEMIQQLVEGQESVTRTARSIFPVVDAASDEPTADLLTQRMQLHEKNAWMLRSLLEG
- a CDS encoding BPSS1780 family membrane protein, which translates into the protein MEKLPAKTGWIWVKSGFALFRKQPAEISTLFLSYMFLMLAVGIIPVLGQLLPLILVPVFSMAFMQACVQIENDKRVYPNLLLTGFRSPACKNLLLLGCLYLLAAMIAIGASALIDGGVFWEAMTGQIPLDAKTAQESNMTFAMMFSAAVYVPFAMGFWYAAPLIVWQKMSVLKAIFYSFFAVQRETKAFMVYGLTWIVFGVLLPAIVSVIVALLVGNASITLMVLLPLSIMLTVVMYCSFYPTYKQIFGAPETSDK
- a CDS encoding hydroxymethylpyrimidine/phosphomethylpyrimidine kinase produces the protein MTPPCVLVFSGSDPSGGAGLQADITAIAGLGAHPMSVVTVLTVQDNQRVFGVYPVAADLVHQQAQVLVDRIEISAVKLGIVGNRANAEVIAAIVRQLRVRQPDLPVVFDPVLANGAGESLSTEDPVAALAPLFALATVITPNRIEVNRLCPTGCGEDNSPDVQSQQLLARGCQNVLLKGGHGPELDHVLNRWYTPNHQQSWRWPRLSGEFHGSGCTLAAALAALLARGMPMEQAIAAAQTYCQQALTASYAIADGQRIPNRLTPDWWRNIGATVMP